DNA sequence from the Alteribacter lacisalsi genome:
TACGCAGCAGTGAGAAATTCCCTTTATAATAAAGGGAAGACGATTGAACTGATGGTGAACTACGAGCCGGCACTGCACTTTGTGAGCGAGTGGTGGAAGCAGCTTTACGGTGAGAGTGAAGGAAAAGACGGAAAAGGTATTTTCCCGGCTGCTGCAGACTTCTCCACTGATCTTCATTCCCTTGGCCAGTATGTCCAGGACGGCCGCCGGGACTTGTTTGAGACGGTCCTTAACGTGGAAAGTGTCCGTGAGGAAATCAAGATTCAGGAAGCCGATTCCGACCTTGATAATCTGAACTACCTTGCTGGAGAGACAATGGACTTTGTTAACAAAAAAGCGTTCCAGGGAACACTTCTTGCTCATACAGACGGCAACGTTCCGAACCTCATTATCAATGTTCCGGAGCTGAATGAGTATCACTTCGGCTACCTCGTTTACTTCTTTGAAAAAGCCTGCGCAATCAGCGGCTACATTCTGGGAGTAAACCCGTTCGATCAGCCTGGTGTCGAAGCGTATAAAAAGAATATGTTTGCTCTTCTCGGCAAACCGGGATTTGAGAAGGAAAAAGAAGAACTCGAAAAGCGTTTGTAATCTTACGAGGGTTAAAGAAAAAGGGAAATGGTGTCGATAAAACCTATTTTCCCGGGAAATATCACGAAGGGATCAGAGCCGGGGACAGGTAAGTTTAATCCCGTGCTTTGGTCTCTTTTGTATGTGAAGATGGAGAACGGGCATGCTAAAGGCAACGAAAAGGTGTGGAGGTGAGGGCGGTGATTGAAATTGAATCTCCCCTTGAAGGGCACATAATGGGCATGGACGATCTAGAAGATAAAATAAAACCCCTCGGCTACGTTGTAGGAGGAGGCTGGGAGTATGATCACGGGTACTTCGATTATATGATGAACAGCGATGGGAGCTATCTTTGCGTAAGACTTCCGTTTACAGCCTATGACGGAGAACTGGACCGAAAGGATGCAGAAGTGCAGCTCGGCCGTCCGTTTCTTCTGGCACACAAGTATCAAAGAGGGCTCGATGATAATGTTCATGATCCGAACCCGCTCACGAATCAATTCTCCGAACCGGTTGATAAAGATGCCGAGTTTCCAAAAGAATGGATTCAGACTGGAAAAGAATATGTTAATGAGCTTGAGCAGGTCATCCTGCACAACGTTCAGATGTTCCCTCGAGACCGGTAAATGAATCCGGTCTCTTATTTTTTCTTAAACAATACGACAAGGTGATCGCCTTCTTTCAGCTTATACTGATCAGGAGGCAGAAGCTCGGCTGTGTCATCACGCCAGATCCCGAGAAGATGTTCCCCATCAAACTGCCAGTCCTCAATGAGTTGACCATATGTCAGACCGATGCATTCCTCAGGAAGGTTTTTCAGCTGCATAATATTTTTAGTATCCTTCTCAAGCAGCGTCAGCATCAGACTGCTTACTCCGTGAGATTCCGGTCCATTGTTCATAAGTGAACTCAGCATGAGAGAACTCAGTACCAATTCGTCTGCTCCGGCCCGGCGGGCATTTTTTATCTGGGCTTCCGTCACAATTTCCGCGATCGTATAAATCTCAGGATGATTCCCTTTAATAGCAAGAATTGAAAGGACGGTTTTTGAATCAGCCGTACCCTCTTCTTCGTGAAGATCGGCAGTAATAATGGCTGTGCCGGCTTCTCTGGCATTTGCTTTTTCCAGCACATGATCGTGACTGGCAGAACCTTTAACAAAGTGCACCCAGCCGAGTGACTCCGGCTTGGTTTCAAGGCTTTCGTCAATAAGTACGACCTTTTGATCTCTGCTCTGCTGACGGATCATTTCCATGAGCAGGCGGGAACGCTCATTCCAGCCGACTACAATGATATGTCCGGATTTATGGAAGGAGGCCCGGCCGTTTTCTATACTGTTCCTAGCACTCACTGCTGATGATGCTACATTAGCCAGATAAAAAGAAAAGGTTCCAACCCCGGTCAGAATCAGGAGGAAACCGAGCAGGCGTCCGTAAACAGACTCCGGGACAAAATCGCCGTAACCAACTGTGGAAACAGTCACGATCGCCCACCATACCCCGTCAAACAAATCGGGAAAGGTGTCGGGTTCGATAAAATGAATAACAGTACCAAAGAAAAGGATAATGCCAAATAATAAAGTTATCAGTTTAACAAGCGTCTGCAGATGACTAGATACGGACTCGATAAACACATTCAGCCTGAACATTTCTCCACCTCCCGTCACACTCTTTCCATTATTGACGAAATCAGATGAAAAACATTCATAGTTTTGATAATATAGGGGGAGCGAGGGGGAACCGACATGGCACAGGCAATTATTTTTGCGATTACAATGTTTATCGGATGGCTGATTTTTGATGCGATCAAGCATAAGAAAATCATTAAGGAAAACGTACTGGCAGGCGCCTTTGCAGGTGTAATTGCCGGGATCGTATGGTATATTCTTTTTGTCATTTTCTAGGTTAATTAAACCGAATTGTCCGACTTTTTAAAAAGGCTTGATTCGAACTGACGGATCGGATATAATTCAATATGTCGACACGATATGGGGCATTAGCTCAGCTGGGAGAGCGCTTCGCTGGCAGCGAAGAGGTCAGCGGTTCGAGCCCGCTATGCTCCACCATACATATGAACAACGACGCGGTTTCTGGTTTTAACCAGGAGTTGCGTCGTTTTTTTATGGCTCTTTTCGTAAATATTGTTGCCCTTGAATATAGTAATTCTGGAGCGATAGGTCGCGACTCCAGCGGGAAAAGCAACAGCCGCCAGCGCTTACTTCGTGAGTATGCTGCGAGGTGCTTCGAGGCAGAAGGCTACGAAGCTTTTCTGGCAGAGGAAGACGCAGAAGTTCTTCTCCGAGGAGGCTGAGGCGTTGCCCGCGGAAAGCGCCGACCTGTAGCGTGCATCCGCTTCATACAAAAAGACACCAAAAAAAAGCTGTCCCAAAATCTCCTTTTGGGGCAGCTTTTTATTTATATTATTGCTTTGATGGAACTCTTTTTTACCTGTGTTCCTTCCCAGTCAGGCTTGAGGTGCTGGACGTCACAATGCATGAGTGAAGATGCCAGCTTTCTTCTTACATAGCTTCCGGAGCCCTCAGGAACATAAACCATTACAATCGGTCCCGCTCCGCTCAGGGCTACTCCGTACACGTTCATTGAAGCAGTGAGGGTGACAACCTTCTCCAGCTCCGGAACGATAGCAGAACGGTATGGCTGGTGGAAGAGGTCCTGCTGCATCATTTTACCGGCAACATCCCAGCGGTTCTGCATAAGAGCAGCCACAAGTACGTTACTTACACTGCTTGCTTTTACCGCATCTCCAAACGGGAGTTTCTCAGGGAGTCTGCTTCTTGAAGAAGAGGTCTTAAGCTCATAGTCCGGTACAACAGCAACGATTTCCACCTGGGGGGATATACCGGAAATCACATCTGTCTGTTTGTCATTGTGAGTTCCGATTACCAGACCTCCGTAAAAAGAAGCGGCCACATTATCCGGGTGTCCCTCATAACAGCTTGCGATTCTCACTTTATCCTTTACCGATAGATTCAGGGAAAGTATTGCATTCGCAAGTTCGATCCCGGCGACAATGGCAGCAGCGCTGCTGCCAAGCCCACGTGCCATTGGGATGTCACTTGTAAGCTCAACCCGGCATGGAGGGAGTTTGCGGCTCACACCTTCTGCTATATGGGAAGCCACTTTGCAGATCAGATTATCCTCTCCTTCGGGAAGTCCCTCCAAATAGGGAGAACGGGCATAAAAGGACCACTTCTCTCCATATGAAGCCGAGAGGGTGAGATAACGATTCACAGCCATCCCTACGCTGTCGAAGCCGGGACCGAGGTTGGCTGTACTGCCGGGAACAGTGATCGTGATCATCTGGTCCCGGCTCATTGCTTCACACGCTCCTGGATCAGATCAAAGATGGCTTCTTCATTATTAGGGAGGACTTCTGCTTTAAAGGATGAGCTTTCAATCGCACAATTCGGGTCTTTTAATCCGTTCCCCGTCAATACGGCAACAACCCTGGCTCCTTTTTCAAGCTTTCCTGATTCAACCTGCTTTCTAACTCCTGCAAGAGATGCGGCGGATGCAGGCTCGCAAAAGACACCTTCTTCCCTTGCCAGCTGCTTATATGCTGAAAGAATTTCACGATCTGTTACCTCGTCAATGGCTCCTCCTGATTCCTGAGCAGTATTTACTGCATGCTCCCAGCTTGCCGGGTTTCCGATCCGGATGGCGGTTGCAATGGTTTCCGGGTTTTCGATGGCCATGCCCCGGACAATGGCAGCAGCGCCTTCCGCTTCAAAGCCGTGCATGCGGGGGAGTCCTGACTGATGAGTCTGGTGATACTCTTTAAAGCCCTTCCAGTAGGCTGTAATATTCCCGGCATTGCCGACAGGAATTGCCAGAACATCAGGTGCTGACCCGAGCTGGTCGCACACTTCAAAAGCAGCTGTCTTCTGACCCACAATGCGGTGAGGATTTACAGAGTTAACAAGAGAAATCGGAGCTTTCCTGCTTATGCTCTGCACCATTTTCAGGGCTTCATCGAAATTACCTTCTATCGTATAAATTTCAGCCCCGTACATGACAGCCTGAGCGAGTTTACCCATAGCTACTTTTCCGTCGGGGATCAAAATAATACACCGCATTTTCGCACGGGCAGCATATGCTGCGGCTGCAGCGGACGTATTGCCGGTGGAAGCACAGATAACAGCCTCGTAGCCTTCTTCCTTTGCTTTAGCGACTGCCATGACCATCCCCCGGTCTTTAAATGACCCTGTTGGATTCGCACCTTCATATTTGGCATAAAGCTCCACTCCCCAAAGCTTAGACAGATGGGGAAGTGGAACGAGTGGCGTGTTGCCCTCGTTTAAAGACAACGCTGGTGTGTTTTCATTTACAGGCAGGAAATCGCGATAATGGTGAAGCAAACCTTTCCAGTACATATTATTTTCCTCCTTCAACCCTGTAACTGCTCTTTACGTGATCGACCACATCAAGTTCAGCCAATGCTTTTATGACGCCATCATAGTTCTGCTTGGACACCTGGTGTGTTGTCACAATGATCTCTGCAACTTCCTGACCTACCACAGGGCGCTGCAGAATTTTTTCAAGACTCACATCATTTTCTGAAAAAACGGAAGTAAGTGCAGCAAAAGTACCTGCCTGATCTTTTGCATGAATGCGCAGGAAGTATTTCGAGAAGATTTCGTCATCGCTCTTCAGCTGTTTTTCAAATTGCGGTTCAGAAACTTTATTTCCGTTTACGCCGAGCCGCATGTTTTTCATCACTTCCACCAGGTCGGAAACAACAGCGGTGGCAGTTGGAAGTTTTCCGGCCCCCGGGCCGAAGAACATGGTTTCACCAACCGCTTCTCCATAAACATAGACAGCGTTGAATTCATCGTTCACCGATGCAAGGGGGTGCTCATGAGGAAACAATGTCGGCTGTACGCTGACTTCTACTTTATTTCCTGTTCGTTCTGCGATTCCGATTAGTTTCATTGTAAGTCCGAGTTCATGACTGTAATCAAGATCTTCTGTGGTCACATTGGAAATTCCTGCAACATTCACGTCCTCCAGCTCAATTGGCATGGAAAAACCAAGCGTGCCAAGGATAGCTGTTTTTCTCGCTGCATCAATACCCTCAACATCAGCTGTCGGATCACTTTCGGCATAGCCGAGATCCTGAGCCTCTTTCAGGACTTCATGATAGTCTCTTCCTTCTTTCGTCATCTTCGTTAAAATATAGTTTGTTGTCCCGTTAAGAATGCCCATCATTTTTGTGATTTTGTCTGATGCGAGTCCGTCTACTAAACTGCGGATAATAGGAATTCCTCCAGCAACGCTGGCTTCATAGAACAGATCGCATTTATTCCTGGAAGCAGCCTGAAGCAGTTCACTTCCGTAGACAGCCACGAGATCTTTATTAGCTGTTACAACATGTTTTTTATTTTCAAGAGCCTGAAGAATGTATCTGCGTGATTCTTCAATCCCGCCCATAACCTCCAGAACGACATGGACATCAGGGTCATTTAGAATCTCATCAGGGTCTGTTGTGAGGCGTGAACCGTTTAAATGGACATCTCTTTGTTTATGAAGGTCGTTTACGAGGATCTTGCTAATCGTCACAGAACAACCCACCTGATGCTTTAATTTATCCTGATGCTGATCAATAATGTGTACGACACCGCTTCCTACAGTACCTAATCCTAGCAGTCCGATATTGATTGAGTTGTTCATGATTTTAGCCCTCCCAATGATTGTGATGTGTACTCTGTGCGAGGACACTTGTTTTTGTATAGGGGACATTATAGAGGGGAATCAGACCTTTTACAACCCTGTTTCTTCTGCTTTTTGTTGATCTTCAACGAAAAAAACCATGTGTTTGCGCTTACATCCCTGCGGCAGCGGGATAGTGATGAAAAGTGAAATTTCCTTAAAATCTGATAAGGAACAGCAGAATGGTTCAGTTAATCATAACCCCCATCTCAGGTAAGACTACAGAATTGATTGTAAAGATGAGTTGTATTGATTCCGTAAACGTACATTGGGGAATCAGGAGGTTTTGGCTCAAGGTGCCAGTGGGTATTTATTATGGGTACAGGAAAAAGCAGTGAAATAAGTTTAAGGAGGAACGATAATTATGGAAAGTTTAAAAATACAGGCCTATTTTAATAGTGAGAGTGAAGCGGAGTCTGCTAAGATGAGTCTGCAGAAAGTAAATGCGTCGGATTTTCGGATTGAAGAAATGCCCCAGAATCCTAGTGACCTCATACTGATTCCAATTCCAAGATCCGGAGTTGGTGTGCCCCCGGCTGGAAGGAAAGGTGCTCTGGGAAATAGTATTGAAAAACGTGAATTAGGATCAGGTAATCCAGATGAAAACAGTGAAGCCGCATTTGTCGCGGAGTTTAAGGTGAACAGGAAGGATCTTGAAGAAACCCTTGGGATCCTTCAGGAAAAAGGAGCTTATATTGACGAGGAAGCTTCATCCGATTTTGTTAAATAACGATTCCATTAATACAGCGCAGATTCCTTTGAAGTGGGAGTCGCGCTTTTTTTTTTTTCACAAAGGACACCGCTCAGTATCGCTGCTTCCATTTTTTAGAAGGATTTGTATATAGTTTCAGCGAGATTTATCAGATTTTAGATTGAAGTGCTGGAAAAGAATTCTTATAGATGTAATTTCATAAAAAAATTCAATTATTAGACAAATATTGAATGGAGTATTAGGACTATTTTTAATTTTATATAACAAAAGTAGTATAAAATGTTGAAAAATCTAAAAATTCTGTGGTATTATGACTACCATCAGGAAAATATTATGCAGGAATCAAAATCGGTGTCCTGCTATTATTATTTCCTGTCGATTTGTGGGTTCTTGTATTTTCAAAGATTAAGAGGAGGCGAGCAGAGTTTAGCAGAGACGAGCGAGTGTCCGCAAAAAAACACAAAAGCAGGGAGAGAAACGGGTTGAAAATGAAGTTTACGAGATCAATGGCAGTCTTTATGAGTTTTCTGATTGTATTCTCTGCTTTCAGCAGCACCATTTCAGCAGCACCAGCATCCGGACCGACTGACAGTGTATCCTGGTCAGATGAAAACCGCGAAAGTGCTGAAGTGACAGTGGACGCAGAAGTAACGACGACATTTGCCACAGAAGAATATGTGGATGTACTTATTGAATTTG
Encoded proteins:
- a CDS encoding YugN-like family protein encodes the protein MIEIESPLEGHIMGMDDLEDKIKPLGYVVGGGWEYDHGYFDYMMNSDGSYLCVRLPFTAYDGELDRKDAEVQLGRPFLLAHKYQRGLDDNVHDPNPLTNQFSEPVDKDAEFPKEWIQTGKEYVNELEQVILHNVQMFPRDR
- a CDS encoding potassium channel family protein; protein product: MFRLNVFIESVSSHLQTLVKLITLLFGIILFFGTVIHFIEPDTFPDLFDGVWWAIVTVSTVGYGDFVPESVYGRLLGFLLILTGVGTFSFYLANVASSAVSARNSIENGRASFHKSGHIIVVGWNERSRLLMEMIRQQSRDQKVVLIDESLETKPESLGWVHFVKGSASHDHVLEKANAREAGTAIITADLHEEEGTADSKTVLSILAIKGNHPEIYTIAEIVTEAQIKNARRAGADELVLSSLMLSSLMNNGPESHGVSSLMLTLLEKDTKNIMQLKNLPEECIGLTYGQLIEDWQFDGEHLLGIWRDDTAELLPPDQYKLKEGDHLVVLFKKK
- the thrB gene encoding homoserine kinase; its protein translation is MSRDQMITITVPGSTANLGPGFDSVGMAVNRYLTLSASYGEKWSFYARSPYLEGLPEGEDNLICKVASHIAEGVSRKLPPCRVELTSDIPMARGLGSSAAAIVAGIELANAILSLNLSVKDKVRIASCYEGHPDNVAASFYGGLVIGTHNDKQTDVISGISPQVEIVAVVPDYELKTSSSRSRLPEKLPFGDAVKASSVSNVLVAALMQNRWDVAGKMMQQDLFHQPYRSAIVPELEKVVTLTASMNVYGVALSGAGPIVMVYVPEGSGSYVRRKLASSLMHCDVQHLKPDWEGTQVKKSSIKAII
- the thrC gene encoding threonine synthase, with the translated sequence MYWKGLLHHYRDFLPVNENTPALSLNEGNTPLVPLPHLSKLWGVELYAKYEGANPTGSFKDRGMVMAVAKAKEEGYEAVICASTGNTSAAAAAYAARAKMRCIILIPDGKVAMGKLAQAVMYGAEIYTIEGNFDEALKMVQSISRKAPISLVNSVNPHRIVGQKTAAFEVCDQLGSAPDVLAIPVGNAGNITAYWKGFKEYHQTHQSGLPRMHGFEAEGAAAIVRGMAIENPETIATAIRIGNPASWEHAVNTAQESGGAIDEVTDREILSAYKQLAREEGVFCEPASAASLAGVRKQVESGKLEKGARVVAVLTGNGLKDPNCAIESSSFKAEVLPNNEEAIFDLIQERVKQ
- a CDS encoding homoserine dehydrogenase; the encoded protein is MNNSINIGLLGLGTVGSGVVHIIDQHQDKLKHQVGCSVTISKILVNDLHKQRDVHLNGSRLTTDPDEILNDPDVHVVLEVMGGIEESRRYILQALENKKHVVTANKDLVAVYGSELLQAASRNKCDLFYEASVAGGIPIIRSLVDGLASDKITKMMGILNGTTNYILTKMTKEGRDYHEVLKEAQDLGYAESDPTADVEGIDAARKTAILGTLGFSMPIELEDVNVAGISNVTTEDLDYSHELGLTMKLIGIAERTGNKVEVSVQPTLFPHEHPLASVNDEFNAVYVYGEAVGETMFFGPGAGKLPTATAVVSDLVEVMKNMRLGVNGNKVSEPQFEKQLKSDDEIFSKYFLRIHAKDQAGTFAALTSVFSENDVSLEKILQRPVVGQEVAEIIVTTHQVSKQNYDGVIKALAELDVVDHVKSSYRVEGGK